In Falco biarmicus isolate bFalBia1 chromosome 13 unlocalized genomic scaffold, bFalBia1.pri SUPER_13_unloc_6, whole genome shotgun sequence, the following proteins share a genomic window:
- the LOC130143268 gene encoding translation initiation factor IF-2-like, whose protein sequence is MRPSSRRRAMLSITGRRWARSRTKICSPTAPRGSETPRALPGRGNGAGGTTRKSILPAPAPHPTALGKRRKGGSAPGKRGSAPGKRRKEDSAPGKRRKGNPAPGKQQRGDSAPGKRQKGDSAPRKRWKGNPTPGKQQQGDSAPKDLRHHGRARPRVAGRKPHRGAKHPAARGGHRSQLWPRFLKAKRTREAADQGENDFPAARPCQEGETLRQQPPATRRDWGGGEEEMQLSPFPTDSCAIHTPLP, encoded by the exons ATGCGGCCGAGCAGTCGGAGGAGAGCGATGCTGAGTATTACCGGCAGGAGGTGGGCGAGGAGCCGGACAAAG ATCTGTTCCCCGACCGCACCAAGAGGAAGCGAAACTCCTCGGGCGCTTCCCGGCCGAGGAAACGGCGCCGGCGGCACAACCAGGAAGAGcatcctgccagccccagccccccaccccacggCGCTGGGGAAGCGACGGAAGGGAGGCTCAGCACCAGGGAAGCGAGGCTCAGCACCAGGGAAGCGGCGGAAGGAAGACTCGGCACCAGGGAAGCGGCGGAAGGGAAACCCGGCgccagggaagcagcagcggggagACTCGGCACCGGGGAAGCGGCAGAAGGGAGACTCAGCACCAAGGAAGCGGTGGAAGGGGAACCCCACgccagggaagcagcagcagggagactCAGCACCAAAAGACTTGCGGCACCACGGCAGGGCCCGGCCGCGGGTGGCTGGCCGAAAGCCACACCGCGGAGCAAAGCACCCAGCAGCCCGGGGAGGGCACCGGTCCCAGCTCTGGCCGCGCTTCCTCAAAGCCAAAAGGACGAGGGAAGCTGCTGACCAAGGGGAAAACGATTTTCCAGCGGCCCGGCCGTGCCAGGAAGGGGAAACGCTGAGACAGCAGCCGCCAGCCACGCGCcgggactggggggggggggaagaggaaatgcAACTCTCGCCTTTTCCTACCGACTCCTGTGCAATACACACCCCTTTGCCGTGA
- the EIF3G gene encoding eukaryotic translation initiation factor 3 subunit G, with translation MPTGDYDSKPSWADQVEEEGGEDDKCITSELLKDIPLPGVLGGSLSAEAELLKGGPLPSPKELINGNIKTITEYREEEDGRKVKIIRTFRIETRKASKAVARRKNWKKFGNSEFDAPGPNVATTTVSDDVFMTFITSKEDLNCQEEEDPMNKLKGQKIVSCRICKGDHWTTRCPYKDTLGPMQKELAEQLGLSTGEKEKLPGEPEPVQAQQSKTGKYVPPSLRDGASRRGESMQPNRRADDNATIRVTNLSEDTRETDLQELFRPFGSISRIYLAKDKTTGQSKGFAFISFHRREDAARAIAGVSGFGYDHLILNVEWAKPSTN, from the exons ATGCCGACGGGCGACTACGA CTCCAAGCCCAGCTGGGCCGACCAGGTGGAAGAGGAGGGTGGAGAGGACG ACAAATGCATCACCAGCGAGCTGCTGAAGGACATTCCCCTGCCGGGGGTGCTGGGCGGCAGCCTCAGCGCTGAGGCCGAGCTGCTGAAGGGAG gcCCGCTCCCTTCCCCGAAGGAACTTATCAATGGGAACATCAAAACCATCACGGAGTATCGTGAGGAAGAGGATGGGCGCAAGGTGAAG ATCATCCGCACCTTCCGCATCGAAACCAGGAAGGCTTCCAAGGCGGTGGCTCGCCGGAAG AACTGGAAGAAATTTGGGAATTCGGAGTTTGACGCCCCCGGGCCGAACGTGGCCACCACCACCGTGAGTGACGATGTCTTCATGACCTTCATCACCAGCAAGGAG gATCTCAACtgccaggaggaagaggatCCCATGAACAAACTGAAGGGGCAGAAGATCGTCTCGTGCCGTATCTGCAAGGGCGACCACTGGACCACCCGCTGCCCCTACAAGGACACGCTGGGGCCGATGCAGAAGGAGTTGGCCgagcagctggggctgtccACAGGCGAGAAGGAGAAACTACCCGGAG AGCCGGAGCCGGTGCAGGCTCAGCAGAGCAAGACGGGCAAGTACGTCCCCCCCAGCCTGCGAGACGGAGCCAGCCGCCGCGGGGAGTCCATGCAGCCCAACCGCAGGG cCGACGACAACGCCACGATCCGTGTCACCAACCTGTCCGAGGACACGCGTGAGACCGATCTCCAGGAGTTATTCCGGCCTTTCGGTTCCATCTCAAGGATCTATTTAGCCAAGGATAAGACCACCGGGCAGTCCAAG ggttTTGCCTTCATCAGCTTCCACCGCCGCGAGGATGCGGCCCGTGCCATTGCTGGCGTCTCCGGATTTGGCTACGACCACTTGATCCTCAACGTGGAATGGGCCAA ACCCTCTACCAACTGA